AGAAGAAAATCCTCGCCGCCATCGACGAAGCGGTGGCCGAGGAAAACAAGCGCTGGAACGTGGCAACACTGAGCGCCAGCACCAGGCTGATCGGCGACCGGCCGGGCGGGCGCACGCCGTCCGACTCGGTGATCGTGGAAGCGGCCGTCCGCTCGAACACCGCCTTCGGCCACAAGACGCTGCTGCGCGGCGGCAGCACCGACGCCAACGTGCCGATGTCGTACGGCATCCCGGCCATCATCATCGGCGGCGGCGGAAAGTCGACGGGCTTTCATGCCCTGAGCGAATCGATCGACGTGACAGATGCATGGAAGGGCGCGCAGAATTCGCTGGTGACAGTGCTGGGCTTGGTCGGCGTGCAAGGGGTAAGCCCCGCATTGCTGCCCAAACGCGCACCGCGTCCCAGGTAATTTGTCACGCTGCGAGTTGAAAAAGTAAACAAGCCTGTTCGCTCGCGGCTCCTCGCGCTGGGAAAATGCCAGCGGTTCTGTCACACACCAAGGAAACGTCCATGGGAATGCTCGATTCGGTACTCGGCCAGGTTCTCGGGGGCGCTGCCCAGCAGCAGCAGCCGCAAGGCGGCGGCATCGGGGGGATGGGAGATCTGGGCGGCCTCGCTGGCGCGCTGGGCGGTCTGCTGGCCAACAACGGCGGCGCGGGCGGCCTGGGAGGGCTGGTCTCGAAATTCGAGCAGGCCGGCCTGGGCGACGTGATCGGCTCCTGGATCGGCAAGGGAGAAAACCAGCCCGTGTCCGGCGGCCAGCTGCAGGACGCGCTGGGCAGCGACACCATCGCCAGCATCGCCTCCAAGCTCGGCATCAATGCGCAAACGCTGCTGCCGATGCTGGCCACCATGCTGCCGGCGCTCATCGACCAGCTCACGCCGCACGGCAAGGTGCCGGAGCAAGGCCTGGACAACCCGAACGACCTGCTGGGTATGCTCGGCGGCCTGCTCCAGAACAGGCAGCCCTGACCATTTGCTCGACGAAGATTCCGGCGCCCGCGAGGGCGCTTTTTTTTTATCAGGTAGAACCGCAGCCTTCCATGCCGCAGCGCGCCTTCGCCCTTTCTCCTCTTTCACCATGAACCGCAACCTCTGGCTGCTCGCCATCTGCCAGGGCCTGTTCCTGACCAACAACGTCACCTTCATTGCCATCAACGGGCTGGTGGGCCTGAGCATCGCGCCGCGCGGCTGGATGGCCACGCTGCCGGTCATGGGCTATGTGGTGGGCGGCGCGCTCACCACCGGGCTGGTGGCGCGCACGCAGCAGCGCTTCGGGCGGCGCGGGTCGTTCCAGATCGGACTGGCGGTGGCGCTGGGAGCGGCCTTGCTGTGCGCGTTCGCGGCCGTCTCGAAGAATTTCTGGCTCTTGTGCCTGGCCACGGTGGTGGCGGGCTACTACAACGCCAACGCCGGTCTCTATCGCTTTGCCGCCGCGGAGCTCGCGGCACCGGCCTGGCGCGAAAAGGCGGTGTCGCTGGTGATGGCCGGCGGTTTGATCGGCGCGGTGGCGGGGCCCAACCTGGCGGCCGCCACGCGCGAAGTGTTCGCCGTGCCGTTCGCGGGCGCCTACATCGCACTGGCGGCGGTGGCGCTGCTGTCGATGGCGATCATGCGCTTCATCGAGTTTCCCGCCACGCTCACGCGCCAGCAGGCGCTGGGCGGACGGCCGCTGTCGGAGATCATGCGCCAGCCGGTGTTCATCGTGGCAGCCGCGGCGGGCGCGCTGGGCTATGGCGTGATGAACCTGCTGATGGCCGCCACGCCCATTGCGATGCAGATCTGCAGCCTGCCTTTTTCCGATGCCGCGCTGGTGCTCGAATGGCATGTGATCGGCATGTTCGCGCCGGGCTTCTTCACCGGCCACCTCATTCGCCGCTTCGGCGCGCTGCCGGTGATGGGCGTGGGACTGGTGCTCAACTTCGGCTGCATCGCCATCGCGCTGTCGGGCGTGGAGCTGCAGCACTTCCTCGTGGCGCTGTGCCTGCTGGGCGTGGGGTGGAATTTCCTGTTCACGGGCAGCACCACGCTCTCGCTCACGGCCTACACCGCGGAAGAGCGCGACCGGGCGCAGGGCGCGCTCAATTTCTGCGTGTTCGCGACGCTCGCGCTGACCTCGTTCGCCTCGGGCGTGCTGGTCACGACGCAGGGCTGGCAGCTGCTGAACTACGGTTCGCTGGTGCCGGTGGTGCTCACGGGCGCGGCGCTGCTGTGGCTCGCGCAGACGCGCCGGCGCGAGGCTGCCGCGAGCGCCTGAAGCGCCTCTTCAGCTGGACGGAAAGCGCTTGTCGAGCCAGCGCTGCAGCGCGGCGAACACGGGCTCGGCATAGGCAGCGAAACCCGCTGCGCTCAAGCGGCCGCCGGCTCCGCAGAAGCAACGCGATGCGCGGCCGGCAGGGCCGCAATCACCTCGGCCACCGCGGCCGTGAGCTTCTTGGCGTAAGGCACGTGCAGGAATTCGTTCGGGCCGTGGGCATTGCTCTTCGGACCCAGCACACCGCAGACCATCATCTGCGCCTTCGGGAAACCGGCGCTCAGCATGTTCATCAGCGGGATCGTGCCGCCCTGGCCGATGTAGCCGCAGGAGGCGCCGAAGTGCGCCTGCGAGGCCTTGTTGAGCGCATCCTCGAACCACGGCGTAATGGCCGGCGCATTCCAGCCGGTGGCGCCGCCGCCGCTTTCGAAAGTGACGCGCGCTTGATACGGCGCGTTGTCCTCGAGCAGCGTCT
This genomic window from Variovorax paradoxus contains:
- a CDS encoding YidB family protein, which codes for MGMLDSVLGQVLGGAAQQQQPQGGGIGGMGDLGGLAGALGGLLANNGGAGGLGGLVSKFEQAGLGDVIGSWIGKGENQPVSGGQLQDALGSDTIASIASKLGINAQTLLPMLATMLPALIDQLTPHGKVPEQGLDNPNDLLGMLGGLLQNRQP
- a CDS encoding MFS transporter; translation: MNRNLWLLAICQGLFLTNNVTFIAINGLVGLSIAPRGWMATLPVMGYVVGGALTTGLVARTQQRFGRRGSFQIGLAVALGAALLCAFAAVSKNFWLLCLATVVAGYYNANAGLYRFAAAELAAPAWREKAVSLVMAGGLIGAVAGPNLAAATREVFAVPFAGAYIALAAVALLSMAIMRFIEFPATLTRQQALGGRPLSEIMRQPVFIVAAAAGALGYGVMNLLMAATPIAMQICSLPFSDAALVLEWHVIGMFAPGFFTGHLIRRFGALPVMGVGLVLNFGCIAIALSGVELQHFLVALCLLGVGWNFLFTGSTTLSLTAYTAEERDRAQGALNFCVFATLALTSFASGVLVTTQGWQLLNYGSLVPVVLTGAALLWLAQTRRREAAASA